CGGACTGGCCATTATGACCAGCGGTATCTACTACCTCGATCTGGCCAGAGAGGGCGAAGGTCTATCGGTCAAAAGACAGGAGTTTGTGGGGTACTCAAGGGCAGCGGTCAAACAGAATGGCCTGGTTGACCCTATGGCGGTTCTGGATTCGGTCTACGAGCTATCCGCAAAAATAGGGGGTTTTTCCTGTCCTGTCTCCATTGGCTTGCCCTCCAGGGATTTTATGATCCGTAACGTCGATCTTCCTAATATGGATTTACCTATGGCTAAAGATGCGGTTCAGTGGGATTTTGAAAAACACTTTCCCTATCCGGTTACCGAGGCCCTCTACGATGTATCCAACGTAGATCTGCCCTCCGGGAACGATAAAGAGGACACCGTCCATCTTCTGGTGGCGTCGGTTAAAAAGAGCAAGATAGAGCCCCTTCTGGACGGCTTTAAGGCCCACGGGGTGCCTATGCTGTCCATGGAGCCCAACAACGTAGCGGCCTTCAGGGCGATGGTGGGAAAGGGATATGAATCGGAACAGGGCTATATGGTCCTCATGGTCTACTCCGAAGGAGTGCAGTTCGTCATCGGTTTCAAGGAGAGCAGCCTTTTTTATAGGGCGGTCCCGTTTCCCGCCGATTTGGCTATGGGAATTGACGAGCTTGGCAACAGGGTTGTCAGCGAGATTCAGGCTACCTTAAACTATATAAAGACTATTTTCAGAGATCTGCCTATCGGCAGCATAATCCTAGGAGGGGATCACTCGGTGAGGGAGGTTCTTAGAGAGAGAATCTCCCGTAGTATGGAGACTCCGGTGCTGGTGGTCTCTCCCTGGCAAAACTGGAATATAGCTGGTGCCCCTGAGGAGTCTGGGGAGAGCGAGTCTGTCGTAGGGCTGGCGGTGAGGGATCTATTATGACAAAGTTTAACGTTTTGCCAGAGGAGTACAGGGTAAAGGACAGTACAGAAAAGCTAAATCCCCTTAAGCTCTTTTTTCCTGTGGTTATGGTATCCTTTCTACTGATCTCCCTTTTAACTTTAGGTATCGGGTCTTTAAAATACGTAAAGCTCAACGACCGGTTAGAGGGGTTGATACTGGAGAGGGATGTGCTGAGAGCTCAGGGAGAAAAGCTTATAGTGGAGCTTGGAAGGCTGAAGGAGAAGGAGTCGGTGGTGGTCGCCACTACTAACCTGTTAAAAGGGGATATCCCTTTGCTTGAGCTTTTTCGCCAGATAGAGCTTTCCCTTCCTGGAGGTGTATGGCTGTCCTCCCTTTCGGCGGAGCAGGAAAAGGCCCAGCTTAACGGCTTTTCCTACAACGAAAACGACGTGGTTCTCTTTGCCACTGGGCTTATGCAGTCTCCTATCGTCGGTCAGGTGGGCTTTCCCAACACCCGGCGGGTAACCAGGGACGGTCATAGTCTGGTCGAGTTCAGGCTGAGCTGTACTTTGGTGATGCCATGAACGAGAGAACGATGAGAGCTGCGCTGTTTACGTCGCTGTTTCTTTTTCCTCTTCTTTTCTTAGGCCTCTCTTGGTTTATGTTCTCCAGGGTTACAGAGCTAGGAGAGGAGATAGGCAGGGTTCAAAAGGAACTCTCCCTTTACGGCAGGCAGGTTATGTCGACGGAGAGGAGAATCACTATGTATAAAGATGTCCTAGCGGCGGTTAACCTCGGGACCTCCGAGACCCCGGAGAGCGGGGTTGAGCTGTTTTCAATAGTACAGAGACACCTAACCGCTAACGGCGTACTCTCCAGGGTCATAGACGAGGCGGGAAAACCGACTCCTCAAGGTGACAGAGGGGTTAGAATCAGCTTTGAAGGGGCATACCCCGCTTTCATAAGGACCTTAGCGGACTGGAGACAGATGGAAGTAGCTCTTAGGGTAAAACAGCTGTCCATTACGGGGCAGGGCGATCTGGTAAAAGGGGATATTCTCCTCGAGACCATCTTCGGGAAGTGATTCGATGCTGACCTTAGATTACACCTCAGATATACTGAAAACTTGGTATAAAGAGCTACTCGAAGGAGACGAGAGGGACAGGAGAATTATCCGATGGGTCGCTCTTACCGTTATGCTCCTCTCTATCGCTGGTTCGTCTTTTGCCCTTTATAGGGTATATAATGTAAATCCCCCAGCGCCTAGGTCTATGCCTCCTGTCTCGGTGGAGGAGGATAGAAAGAAGGTAGAGGAGTCAGTCGAACTCTACCGCACCATAATAGCCACCAGAAGGGACAGCCAGAGAATAGCCAACGATATAGTGAGGCTAGGCAGAAACCCTATGATGAAAATGGAGTCCCCTAAAGAGGTCGCTCTCATTTCACCTGAGCCTTCTGTGGCCGATCTAGTCGACCTTCCTCCTATTATCCTGGTCAGGGCGGTAATGATTATAGGTCGAAACAGCGCCGCTGTAGTGGATATCGAAGGGGTCGGAGAGGGCATAGTGATAAAAAAAGGTATGTCCTTTTTAGGGGGTAAAGGCCGTTTTATCTCCATAAGATCAAAAGAACTGGTTTTCCGGTGGAACGGCAAGAATATTTCAGTTCCGGTGGATCTCTAAAGGGGGATTAGCTAAAATGAGAATCGTCTATATTCTACTTACCGTCTTTGCCCTGTATGGTTCCGCTTTCGCCGATCCCCTGTCGGACATGAGCACCGTATCGGGGGTGACGCCTCAGCAGGCTGGGGCGGACAGGGTTAGCCTTTCGGTTACAGGAGGGAGACTGCCGAGGCCCGAGATCGACGACAGCGATCCCGGCAAAATCGAGATATTTTTCAGAAATACCGTTATGGCGGCGTCTAGATGGGAAAAGGAATATCCCTTCCCACTGCTGTCCAAGGTAGAGATGGAGCACGTGAAGGACGGTCTTAAGATGACTCTGACCACCGGAGATAGGCTGATGGTGAGAGGGGTTAAAGGTGAAGGCGGTTCCAACAGAATGACCTTTGACCTTCGTACCTGGACCTCCGCCCAGAGGGCGGAGTCGGAGAGGGTGATGGCTGCCCCTAAAACCCCTCCTGTAGACCAAAGCGATCCCTTTCAGACCGACAAGAAGATAACCATAGACTTTCGATACGTGGCAATTCAGGATGTCTTTCGTATGCTAGGGGATATAATGAACTTAAACGTAGTGCTTGATCCCTCTATGTCCGAAGTTCCTCCTCTTACGATGAAGTTTGAGGACGCACCTCTGAAAGAGGTGTTCGGATACCTTATGAGGCTCTACAGGTTTACCTATGCCAAGGTCGGACGAACCCTTATAATAGGGGCACCAGAGTCCATCTCTCGGGCCATGGGAGACGAGAAGACCAGGGCCTTTCAGGTGGCCTATTCGGACGTGAAGGCTATGCCCGATATCCTTCAGGGGCTCACCACCATACCGAAGGAAAATATACTGGTGGATGAGAGGCTGAGGCGACTGTTCGTTCAGGGATCGGAAAACCAGCTTGCCCAGTTTGAGCGGGTCCTCCAGAGGATAGATCATCCAGGCCAGCAGGTTATGCTCAGGGCAAGGATAGTGGAGATAAAAGACGACGCGACCGACGAACTTGAGACGATGCTAAACGCGGTGTACAAAAACTGGTGGTTAAGCACCAGTTCTTCTGGTGCCAAAGGTGGATATTCTTACATAAACGATCCCAATACTTATACGCCACCTACAGGGGATAATAGGCCGGGTGGTATCGATTTCCCTGGGGTAGCCATACCTGAGATAGGCCGTGGGGCCGTTAAGCTCCTGGATACAGGGCTTAGGGCGCTGGTTACCAGCAACAAAGGTAAGGTGCTGGCCAATCCTTCGGTGATAACCATAAGCGGTCAGAAAGCCTCCAT
The uncultured Dethiosulfovibrio sp. genome window above contains:
- a CDS encoding PilN domain-containing protein, translated to MTKFNVLPEEYRVKDSTEKLNPLKLFFPVVMVSFLLISLLTLGIGSLKYVKLNDRLEGLILERDVLRAQGEKLIVELGRLKEKESVVVATTNLLKGDIPLLELFRQIELSLPGGVWLSSLSAEQEKAQLNGFSYNENDVVLFATGLMQSPIVGQVGFPNTRRVTRDGHSLVEFRLSCTLVMP
- a CDS encoding secretion protein; its protein translation is MRIVYILLTVFALYGSAFADPLSDMSTVSGVTPQQAGADRVSLSVTGGRLPRPEIDDSDPGKIEIFFRNTVMAASRWEKEYPFPLLSKVEMEHVKDGLKMTLTTGDRLMVRGVKGEGGSNRMTFDLRTWTSAQRAESERVMAAPKTPPVDQSDPFQTDKKITIDFRYVAIQDVFRMLGDIMNLNVVLDPSMSEVPPLTMKFEDAPLKEVFGYLMRLYRFTYAKVGRTLIIGAPESISRAMGDEKTRAFQVAYSDVKAMPDILQGLTTIPKENILVDERLRRLFVQGSENQLAQFERVLQRIDHPGQQVMLRARIVEIKDDATDELETMLNAVYKNWWLSTSSSGAKGGYSYINDPNTYTPPTGDNRPGGIDFPGVAIPEIGRGAVKLLDTGLRALVTSNKGKVLANPSVITISGQKASIKLVENLKYISARDEAGNPTYSDEEVGPKLEFTPVIGRDGIISVELSISTGEVVSWKEGNQGEKVPQTSKREVVTSVRVRDGEPFVVGGLFNERNSVNTTKIPILGDIPLLGELFKSKTKISDRTEVVMVVIPYILDVEDAPIDSWDM